One genomic window of Actinoplanes lobatus includes the following:
- a CDS encoding discoidin domain-containing protein, protein MSVPRRSPWRRGAAGGLVAVLVAGLTAITGSSAAAAEVLLSQGKPATASSTEAPGAYLATEAVDGNTGTRWSSAFADPQWLQVDLGTSQAITRVELNWETAAAKAYQIQVSDNASSWTTVYSTTTSTGGNQSLAVTGTGRYVRMYGTQRTTTYGYSLWEFKVFGETGGGGVPGGGSLGANVVVFDPSMSSATIQARADEIFRQQESAQFGTGRYVLAFKPGTYNNLNIQVGFYTSVVGLGQNPQDVRINGDITVDAGWFQGNATQNFWRSTENLSVYPVNGANRWAVSQAAPFRRMDVHGDLNLAPNGYGWASGGYIADSRISGSEGQYSQQQWFTRNSQIASNTNAVWNQMFVGVQGAPSGAAYPNPPYTTIAATPVIREKPYLYQSGGDYAVFVPSLTSNSSGVSWANGNTPGAGIPLSQFYVAKPGDTAARINQALAQGLNLIFQPGIYQIDQTINVTRANTVVLGLGYATIIPVNGVTPMQVADVDGVKIAGILFDAGTTNSANLLVMGPNGSSANHAANPSTVQDVFFRIGGYIAGKATNSLLVNSNNVIVDHIWAWRADHGNAGTYGWNVATGDSGLIVNGQDVIGYGLFVEHYQKYEVVWNGNGGRTYFLQNEMPYDPPTQAAWRTGANGYAAYKVADSVTTHEAWGMGSYCYFNVNPSIHADRGFEVPVKSGVKLHNLLTVSLGGNGVIDHVVNTTGGAAQGTATVPSYVVNFP, encoded by the coding sequence ATGTCCGTTCCCAGACGCTCGCCCTGGCGGCGCGGCGCCGCCGGTGGCCTGGTGGCCGTGCTGGTCGCCGGGCTGACCGCGATCACCGGCAGCAGCGCGGCCGCCGCCGAGGTCCTGCTCTCGCAAGGAAAGCCGGCCACCGCCTCGTCCACCGAAGCGCCCGGCGCCTACCTCGCCACCGAGGCGGTCGACGGCAACACCGGCACCCGCTGGTCGTCGGCCTTCGCCGATCCCCAGTGGCTCCAGGTCGACCTGGGCACCTCCCAGGCGATCACCCGGGTCGAACTGAACTGGGAGACCGCGGCCGCCAAGGCGTACCAGATCCAGGTCTCCGACAACGCGTCCAGCTGGACCACGGTCTACTCGACGACCACCTCGACCGGCGGCAACCAGTCGCTGGCCGTCACCGGCACCGGCCGGTACGTCCGGATGTACGGCACGCAGCGGACCACCACCTACGGCTACTCGCTGTGGGAGTTCAAGGTCTTCGGCGAGACCGGCGGCGGAGGCGTTCCGGGTGGCGGCAGCCTCGGCGCCAACGTGGTCGTCTTCGACCCGTCGATGTCGTCGGCCACCATCCAGGCCCGCGCCGACGAGATCTTCCGCCAGCAGGAGTCGGCCCAGTTCGGCACCGGCCGGTACGTGCTGGCGTTCAAACCGGGCACCTACAACAACCTCAACATCCAGGTCGGCTTCTACACGTCGGTGGTCGGCCTCGGACAGAACCCGCAGGACGTCCGGATCAACGGGGACATCACCGTGGACGCCGGCTGGTTCCAGGGCAACGCCACCCAGAACTTCTGGCGCTCCACCGAGAACCTGTCGGTCTACCCGGTGAACGGGGCGAACCGCTGGGCCGTGTCGCAGGCGGCGCCGTTCCGTCGGATGGACGTGCACGGTGACCTGAACCTGGCGCCCAACGGCTACGGCTGGGCCTCCGGCGGCTACATCGCCGACTCCCGGATCAGCGGCTCCGAGGGCCAGTACTCGCAGCAGCAGTGGTTCACCCGGAACAGCCAGATCGCGTCGAACACCAACGCGGTCTGGAACCAGATGTTCGTGGGTGTGCAGGGTGCCCCGTCGGGCGCCGCCTACCCGAACCCGCCCTACACCACGATCGCGGCGACCCCGGTCATCCGGGAGAAGCCGTACCTCTACCAGAGCGGCGGCGACTACGCGGTCTTCGTGCCCAGTTTGACGAGCAACTCGTCCGGGGTGAGCTGGGCGAACGGCAACACGCCGGGCGCCGGCATCCCGCTGAGCCAGTTCTACGTGGCCAAGCCGGGTGACACCGCGGCGCGGATCAACCAGGCGCTCGCCCAGGGCCTGAACCTGATCTTCCAGCCGGGCATCTACCAGATCGACCAGACCATCAACGTGACCCGGGCGAACACCGTCGTCCTCGGCCTCGGCTACGCCACCATCATCCCGGTGAACGGCGTGACCCCGATGCAGGTCGCCGATGTCGACGGTGTGAAGATCGCCGGCATCCTGTTCGACGCGGGTACCACCAACTCGGCGAACCTGCTGGTGATGGGCCCGAACGGATCGTCGGCCAACCACGCCGCCAACCCGTCGACCGTGCAGGACGTGTTCTTCCGGATCGGCGGCTACATCGCCGGCAAGGCCACCAACAGCCTGCTGGTGAACAGCAACAACGTGATCGTCGACCACATCTGGGCGTGGCGGGCCGACCACGGCAACGCCGGGACGTACGGGTGGAACGTCGCGACCGGTGACAGCGGCCTGATCGTCAACGGCCAGGACGTCATCGGGTACGGGCTCTTCGTCGAGCACTACCAGAAGTACGAGGTGGTCTGGAACGGCAACGGTGGCCGGACCTACTTCCTCCAGAACGAGATGCCGTACGACCCGCCGACCCAGGCCGCCTGGCGGACCGGGGCCAACGGGTACGCCGCGTACAAGGTGGCCGACTCGGTGACCACGCACGAGGCGTGGGGCATGGGCAGCTACTGCTACTTCAACGTGAACCCGTCGATCCACGCGGACCGTGGGTTCGAGGTGCCGGTCAAGTCCGGTGTGAAACTGCACAACCTGCTGACCGTGTCGCTGGGCGGCAACGGGGTCATCGACCACGTCGTCAACACCACCGGAGGAGCGGCTCAGGGGACGGCGACGGTCCCGTCGTACGTCGTCAACTTCCCCTGA
- a CDS encoding putative bifunctional diguanylate cyclase/phosphodiesterase: MPVVALAAVMMQGYQQDAAEQGEAQGLAQAAVIAEMAIGPALGGEEASGARGGGLTDGLSASQTEGMHRATEHAIFHGLVLRLRVRSFTGQVVFSDDGSTSGGVPVADPDFQAAANGGSRAQVINGDVDVIRVLQPLITSASGQSIGVLELYLPYEPIAKQLREQVNSTWWRMGGGLAALYLVLALLAWWTTRSLSRYAARQEHSAQHDALTGLPNRAAFRTRAEAVLAAAARDGSQGAVVLVDLNRFKEVNDTLGHLAGDELLQVVSTRMRAALGPENILARLGGDEFAAVLPGRDAVEAMALLETVHERASEELVLNGVPLRIEASFGVALYPEHGIAFQQLMNSADAAMYQGKRGTADIVIFSGAGAGHPHQWLMVQAELRHALERDELVLHYQPKVGLPGGEVRGLEALVRWQHPQHGLLPPGEFLPAAEHSGLIVPLTEWVLRRALADQSCWTATGQDWALSVNVSARNLEVPGFPQFVLNLLAEVGTPVHRLILEVTETALVSDMDAAVRAIAQLGASGIGISVDDFGAGYTGLSQLRGLPITEIKIDRVFVADVAHDPQSQAIVRSVIELAHGLGSRVTAEGVETPEVCQWLAEVGCDEAQGYLFGRPVPWPQVSPVPVVPSTEVEGVSR, from the coding sequence GTGCCGGTCGTCGCGCTCGCCGCGGTGATGATGCAGGGCTACCAGCAGGACGCGGCCGAGCAGGGCGAAGCGCAGGGACTGGCGCAGGCCGCCGTGATCGCGGAGATGGCGATCGGGCCCGCGCTCGGCGGTGAGGAGGCGTCCGGCGCACGCGGCGGAGGGCTCACCGACGGGTTGAGCGCATCACAGACCGAAGGCATGCACCGTGCCACTGAGCACGCCATCTTTCACGGGCTGGTGCTGCGCCTGCGGGTGCGCAGCTTCACCGGGCAGGTGGTCTTCTCCGATGACGGGTCGACCAGCGGTGGGGTACCGGTCGCCGACCCGGACTTCCAGGCCGCCGCGAACGGGGGCTCGCGCGCCCAGGTGATCAACGGGGACGTCGACGTGATCCGGGTGCTGCAGCCGCTCATCACGAGCGCCTCGGGGCAGTCGATCGGTGTGCTGGAGCTGTATCTGCCGTACGAGCCGATCGCCAAGCAGTTGCGGGAGCAGGTCAACAGCACCTGGTGGCGCATGGGTGGCGGGCTCGCCGCCCTCTACCTGGTGCTGGCGCTGCTCGCCTGGTGGACCACCCGGTCGCTGAGCCGGTATGCAGCGCGGCAGGAACACTCCGCTCAGCACGATGCGCTGACCGGCCTGCCGAACCGGGCGGCGTTCCGGACCCGGGCCGAGGCGGTGCTCGCCGCGGCGGCCCGTGACGGCAGCCAGGGCGCGGTCGTCCTGGTCGACCTCAACCGGTTCAAAGAGGTCAACGACACGCTGGGCCACCTTGCCGGCGACGAGTTGTTGCAGGTGGTCTCCACGCGGATGCGTGCCGCGCTGGGTCCGGAGAACATCCTGGCGCGCCTGGGTGGCGACGAGTTCGCCGCGGTGCTGCCGGGCCGTGACGCGGTGGAGGCGATGGCGCTGTTGGAGACGGTGCACGAACGGGCCTCCGAGGAACTGGTCCTGAACGGGGTGCCGCTGAGGATCGAGGCCAGCTTCGGTGTCGCCCTGTACCCGGAACACGGCATTGCGTTCCAGCAACTGATGAACAGTGCCGACGCTGCCATGTATCAGGGGAAGCGTGGCACCGCGGACATCGTGATCTTCAGTGGTGCCGGGGCCGGTCATCCGCACCAGTGGCTGATGGTTCAGGCCGAACTACGGCACGCGCTGGAGCGGGATGAACTGGTGCTGCACTATCAGCCGAAGGTGGGCCTGCCCGGGGGTGAGGTGCGGGGCCTGGAGGCGCTCGTACGCTGGCAGCACCCGCAACATGGGCTACTCCCGCCCGGCGAGTTCCTGCCGGCCGCGGAGCATTCCGGGCTGATCGTGCCGCTCACCGAGTGGGTGCTGCGCCGGGCGCTCGCCGACCAGTCGTGCTGGACGGCGACGGGGCAGGACTGGGCACTGTCGGTGAACGTCTCGGCCCGCAATCTCGAGGTCCCGGGTTTTCCGCAGTTCGTCCTGAACCTGCTCGCCGAGGTCGGCACCCCCGTGCACCGGCTGATCCTGGAGGTCACCGAGACCGCGCTGGTCAGCGACATGGACGCGGCGGTACGCGCGATCGCCCAGCTGGGCGCGTCCGGCATCGGGATCTCGGTCGACGACTTCGGCGCCGGATACACCGGCCTGTCACAGCTGCGCGGGCTGCCCATCACCGAGATCAAGATAGACCGGGTGTTCGTCGCCGATGTGGCGCACGATCCGCAGAGTCAGGCCATCGTGCGTTCGGTGATCGAACTGGCGCACGGTCTCGGCAGCCGGGTCACCGCCGAGGGTGTCGAGACGCCGGAGGTGTGCCAATGGCTGGCCGAGGTGGGCTGCGACGAGGCGCAGGGCTATCTGTTCGGGCGTCCGGTGCCCTGGCCACAGGTCAGTCCGGTTCCCGTCGTGCCGTCCACCGAGGTAGAAGGGGTGAGTAGATGA
- a CDS encoding ABC transporter substrate-binding protein: MRRLMAAAGVLLMLVTGACSRGGSDEQSDPFDATAGVAVDPELHDRLPESVRNTGFIRLVTDASYAPMEYFAADGRTIIGFEPDLAAALGGVLGIRAEMVVGPFNTALDDVVAGTYDGVLSMMTDTAERREQADFVNYFHTGTSIVVQRGNPQGISDLNSLCGKVVATEKGTFQETMLRGVQKTCGNRSMTIADFPTNADALVQLRTGRAAAVLNDFPAAMYLATAARTSAFFEMASDEQYEVSLLGIAVSKENSELRNCLQAALDRLITSGVYTELLTRWGLNSGAIPAAMINGQPSKPAG; the protein is encoded by the coding sequence ATGAGGCGCTTGATGGCCGCGGCCGGTGTCCTTCTGATGCTGGTGACGGGCGCCTGCTCGCGGGGCGGCTCGGATGAGCAGAGCGATCCCTTCGACGCGACCGCCGGTGTGGCGGTCGACCCGGAGTTGCACGACAGGCTGCCGGAGTCGGTCCGGAACACCGGGTTCATCCGGCTGGTGACGGATGCCAGTTACGCGCCGATGGAGTACTTCGCCGCGGACGGGCGCACCATCATCGGGTTCGAGCCGGACCTGGCCGCCGCACTCGGTGGGGTGCTCGGCATCCGTGCCGAGATGGTGGTGGGCCCCTTCAACACGGCGCTGGACGATGTGGTGGCCGGCACCTACGACGGGGTGCTGTCGATGATGACGGACACGGCCGAACGGCGGGAGCAGGCCGATTTCGTCAACTACTTCCATACCGGTACGTCGATTGTGGTCCAGCGCGGGAACCCGCAGGGGATCTCCGATCTGAACAGTCTCTGCGGCAAGGTCGTCGCCACCGAGAAGGGAACGTTCCAGGAGACGATGCTGCGCGGTGTCCAGAAGACGTGCGGGAACCGGTCGATGACCATCGCAGACTTCCCGACGAACGCGGATGCGCTGGTGCAGTTGCGTACCGGGCGGGCGGCTGCCGTGCTGAACGACTTCCCGGCGGCCATGTACCTGGCGACCGCCGCCCGGACCAGTGCGTTCTTCGAGATGGCGTCGGACGAACAGTACGAGGTGAGCCTGCTCGGTATCGCTGTGTCGAAGGAGAACAGCGAGCTGCGGAACTGCCTGCAGGCGGCGCTGGATCGGCTGATCACCTCCGGTGTGTACACGGAATTGCTGACCCGCTGGGGTTTGAACTCGGGAGCGATCCCGGCCGCGATGATCAACGGACAGCCGTCAAAGCCGGCAGGGTGA
- a CDS encoding TetR/AcrR family transcriptional regulator, whose translation MSSGSDLTARARIREAAIALFAERGVASASIRDIAQAAGVSSGLLRHHFGSKEGLRDACDEWAMSRVVQIQMRFTELGTFGPIDPEFLVLQRYLVRSLMDGSPRGMAMFTQAVEHGERWLAGTSLQTADPRAFAALLGAMKLGMFVMRDQLTAVLGEDAGEMPGYLRMIRASLEIFTQPLLTQEQADQALKALDRLGDS comes from the coding sequence GTGAGTAGTGGTAGCGACCTGACCGCCCGTGCCCGGATCCGGGAAGCGGCCATCGCGCTCTTCGCCGAGCGTGGTGTCGCCAGCGCCTCGATCCGGGACATCGCGCAGGCCGCCGGTGTCTCCTCAGGCCTGCTGCGGCACCATTTCGGGTCCAAGGAGGGCCTGCGCGACGCCTGCGACGAGTGGGCGATGAGCCGCGTCGTCCAGATCCAGATGCGGTTCACCGAGCTGGGCACGTTCGGCCCGATCGACCCCGAGTTCCTGGTGCTCCAGCGCTATCTGGTGCGGTCCCTGATGGACGGCTCGCCGCGTGGCATGGCGATGTTCACCCAGGCCGTCGAGCACGGCGAGCGGTGGCTGGCCGGCACCTCGCTCCAGACGGCGGACCCGCGTGCCTTCGCCGCGCTCCTGGGCGCCATGAAGCTGGGCATGTTCGTGATGCGCGACCAGCTCACCGCGGTCCTCGGTGAGGACGCCGGTGAGATGCCCGGCTATCTGCGCATGATCCGGGCCTCGCTGGAGATCTTCACCCAGCCACTCCTCACACAAGAGCAGGCCGACCAGGCACTGAAGGCACTGGATCGGCTGGGTGATTCGTGA
- a CDS encoding ABC transporter ATP-binding protein, which translates to MSEAIDAEGLIKRFGAVTALDGLDLRVRTGEVHGFLGPNGAGKTTAIRILLGLMRADGGSARLLGGDPWADATELHRRLAYVPGDVTFWPNLTGGEVIDLLGRLRGGADRKRRDSLIERFELDPRKKGRAYSKGNRQKVALVAALASDVELLILDEPTSGLDPLMEEVFREVILEEKRRGDRTVLLSSHILSEVEALCDRLTIIRAGRVVETGTLGDLRHLTRTTIRAELTGPVNGLGDLAGVHDLITEDGRVAFDVEADSLEPALKALVAAGVRSLVSQPPSLEELFLRHYTRDEETAR; encoded by the coding sequence ATGTCCGAGGCCATCGACGCTGAGGGACTGATCAAACGGTTCGGCGCGGTCACCGCGCTGGACGGACTGGACCTGCGGGTCCGCACCGGGGAGGTGCACGGGTTCCTCGGGCCGAACGGGGCGGGCAAGACCACCGCGATCCGGATCCTGCTGGGGCTGATGCGGGCCGACGGCGGATCGGCGCGGCTGCTCGGGGGCGATCCCTGGGCCGACGCCACCGAGCTGCACCGCCGGCTGGCGTACGTGCCGGGTGACGTCACCTTCTGGCCCAACCTCACCGGCGGCGAGGTGATCGACCTGCTCGGGCGGCTGCGTGGCGGCGCCGACCGGAAGCGGCGGGACAGCCTGATCGAGCGGTTCGAGCTGGACCCGCGCAAGAAGGGCCGGGCCTACTCGAAGGGCAACCGGCAGAAGGTGGCCCTGGTCGCGGCCCTCGCCTCCGATGTGGAGCTGCTGATCCTGGACGAGCCGACCTCCGGCCTCGACCCCCTCATGGAGGAGGTCTTCCGGGAGGTGATCCTGGAGGAGAAGCGGCGCGGCGACCGCACCGTGCTGCTGTCCAGCCACATCCTGTCCGAGGTCGAGGCGCTCTGCGACCGGCTCACCATCATCCGGGCCGGCCGCGTCGTGGAGACCGGCACCCTCGGCGACCTGCGCCACCTCACCCGCACCACGATCCGCGCCGAGCTGACCGGCCCGGTGAACGGGCTGGGCGACCTGGCCGGTGTCCACGACCTGATCACCGAGGACGGCCGGGTGGCCTTCGACGTGGAGGCCGATTCCCTGGAGCCGGCCCTGAAGGCGCTGGTCGCCGCCGGGGTGCGCAGCCTGGTCAGTCAGCCGCCCTCGCTGGAGGAGCTGTTCCTGCGCCACTACACGCGGGACGAGGAGACCGCGCGATGA
- a CDS encoding ABC transporter permease, protein MTGTLDLLRLVLRRDRVAMPLWVLGLGLLPYVYVTGFDTLFATAQERIDYARISSGNAGFVALYGPLHGTSIGELTVWRGGFVPVMIGLAALLTVIRHTRADEEAGRTELIRATVVGRFAQLAAAVLGTAAACLVMGVLVAVTLIGKGLPAGGSVALGAVFTLSGWVFAGVGAVAAQVSETARGARTIAVLVLGAAYVLRMGGDISALGDERMEWLSWLSPVGWVHRVFPFGTDAWGPALLTLVVSVATVGAAAYLSTRRDVGGALVAGRLGPATAAAGLSSPVALAWRLHRGLLLGWTGGFAALGLVFGGVAGSVAELTEDSTNMTDVFSRLGGADAVLDNYFATTAAICGVIVSCYAVQAALRMRDEEQTGHAEAVLSTAVNRYAWATGHLLFALLGPAAALLAEGLTAGLVHGDPGPVLGASIAQLPAVWVLAGLTALLVGAVPRLAQAAWAAVAGCLLVMLVGPLLEVDQWVLDISPFTHVPHLPGGELATVPLMMLMVIAAGLGGAGLIALRRRDLPV, encoded by the coding sequence ATGACCGGCACCCTCGATCTGCTGCGGCTGGTGCTGCGCCGGGACCGGGTCGCCATGCCCCTCTGGGTGCTCGGGCTCGGCCTCCTGCCCTATGTCTACGTCACCGGGTTCGACACCCTCTTCGCCACCGCGCAGGAACGGATCGACTACGCCCGGATCAGTTCGGGGAACGCCGGATTCGTCGCCCTCTACGGTCCGCTGCACGGCACCAGCATCGGCGAGCTGACGGTCTGGCGGGGCGGTTTCGTGCCGGTGATGATCGGCCTGGCCGCCCTGCTCACGGTGATCCGGCACACCCGGGCCGACGAGGAGGCGGGCCGGACCGAGCTGATCCGGGCCACCGTGGTCGGCCGGTTCGCGCAGCTCGCCGCCGCGGTGCTCGGCACCGCCGCGGCCTGCCTCGTGATGGGTGTGCTGGTGGCGGTGACCCTGATCGGCAAGGGACTGCCGGCCGGCGGGTCGGTGGCGCTGGGCGCGGTCTTCACGCTGAGCGGCTGGGTCTTCGCCGGGGTCGGTGCGGTCGCCGCACAGGTGAGCGAGACCGCCCGCGGCGCCCGGACGATCGCCGTGCTGGTTCTCGGCGCGGCCTACGTGCTGCGGATGGGCGGGGACATCTCGGCGCTCGGCGACGAGCGGATGGAGTGGCTGTCCTGGCTGTCCCCGGTCGGCTGGGTGCACCGGGTGTTCCCGTTCGGGACGGACGCCTGGGGGCCGGCGCTGCTGACCCTGGTCGTCTCCGTCGCCACGGTCGGCGCCGCGGCGTACCTCTCGACCCGGCGTGATGTGGGCGGCGCCCTGGTCGCCGGACGGCTCGGGCCGGCCACCGCGGCCGCGGGCCTGAGCTCGCCGGTCGCGCTGGCCTGGCGCCTGCACCGCGGCCTGCTGCTCGGCTGGACCGGCGGGTTCGCCGCCCTCGGGCTGGTCTTCGGCGGGGTCGCCGGCAGCGTGGCGGAGCTCACCGAGGACTCGACGAACATGACCGACGTGTTCAGCCGGCTCGGCGGGGCGGATGCCGTGCTCGACAACTACTTCGCCACCACCGCCGCGATCTGCGGGGTGATCGTGTCCTGCTACGCCGTGCAGGCGGCGCTGCGGATGCGCGACGAGGAGCAGACCGGGCACGCCGAGGCGGTGCTCAGCACCGCCGTCAACCGGTACGCCTGGGCCACCGGCCACCTGCTCTTCGCGCTGCTCGGTCCGGCCGCCGCACTGCTCGCCGAGGGGCTCACGGCCGGGCTGGTGCACGGCGATCCCGGACCGGTGCTGGGCGCCTCGATCGCCCAGCTGCCCGCCGTCTGGGTGCTGGCCGGGCTGACCGCGCTGCTGGTCGGAGCGGTTCCCCGGCTGGCCCAGGCGGCCTGGGCGGCGGTCGCGGGATGCCTGCTGGTGATGCTGGTCGGGCCACTGCTCGAGGTGGACCAGTGGGTGCTCGACATCTCGCCGTTCACCCACGTCCCGCATCTTCCCGGCGGGGAGCTCGCGACCGTACCCCTGATGATGTTGATGGTGATCGCGGCCGGTCTGGGCGGCGCCGGACTGATCGCCCTGCGCCGCCGCGACCTGCCGGTCTAG
- a CDS encoding Na+/H+ antiporter: protein MSYEGILLFVLGAVCVIVAVRWVTEKTGLPAAALLTLIGILYAYLPGPNLDLDPKLVLTFVLPPLLYNAALDSSLLDIRRNMRTVISLSVVLVLVTALLIGLGFSLWVAGATLAAGVALGATVAPPDPVAALAVGRKAGLPSKLVTLIQGEGLLNDATALTILTVAVAAWRDGNFNFDNAVGQFVISAAGGVLVGVAVAYAVRMLKALRYDPLNANALSLITPLAAYLICENSFVHHYVTISGVLAVVVAGLIVGHDTPRYATGASRLQVSAVWRLIDFLLEGMVFLLIGQQVPEVVEGLRRYEPSTILIALAITLGVVLLLRPLWLVTTQWLPRSLHTRLGGQDEPEADVEKREAPLTGKEVVALSWAGTRGVITLAAVFTLPIGFPDRELLHFCAIAVVLVTLIGQGLTFAPLVRWLGLRANQTDKAKLRNEARSAAVIAALDRLDDIQEQQHDNVEDEAIETMRKQLQFRLDRYQRRLDLLEQVESHEVPESPQYEAALMVRQAVIDAEREELLRWRDAGRLNDDSLRVLNRELDHEELVLPKRPSSS from the coding sequence ATGAGTTACGAGGGGATCCTGCTTTTCGTTCTGGGCGCGGTCTGTGTGATCGTCGCCGTCCGATGGGTCACCGAGAAGACCGGCCTCCCGGCGGCGGCCCTGCTGACCCTGATCGGCATCCTGTACGCCTACCTGCCGGGGCCGAACCTCGACCTCGATCCCAAACTCGTTCTGACCTTCGTCCTGCCGCCGCTGCTCTACAACGCGGCACTCGATTCGTCCCTGCTGGACATCCGGCGCAACATGCGTACGGTGATCAGCCTCTCGGTGGTGCTGGTGCTGGTCACCGCGCTCCTGATCGGCCTCGGCTTCTCGCTCTGGGTGGCCGGGGCCACCCTCGCGGCCGGCGTGGCGCTGGGCGCGACCGTCGCACCGCCGGACCCGGTCGCGGCGCTCGCCGTCGGCCGCAAGGCCGGGCTGCCCAGCAAGCTGGTCACCCTGATCCAGGGTGAGGGCCTGCTCAACGACGCGACCGCGCTGACCATCCTGACCGTGGCGGTGGCCGCCTGGAGGGACGGGAACTTCAACTTCGACAACGCGGTCGGCCAGTTCGTCATCTCGGCGGCCGGCGGGGTGCTGGTCGGCGTGGCCGTGGCCTACGCCGTGCGGATGCTCAAGGCCCTGCGCTACGACCCGCTCAACGCCAACGCCCTCTCCCTGATCACCCCGCTCGCGGCGTACCTGATCTGCGAGAACTCGTTCGTCCACCACTACGTCACGATCTCCGGCGTGCTGGCCGTCGTGGTGGCCGGCCTGATCGTCGGCCACGACACCCCCCGGTACGCGACCGGCGCCAGCCGCCTCCAGGTCAGCGCCGTCTGGCGGCTCATCGACTTCCTGCTGGAGGGCATGGTCTTCCTGCTCATCGGCCAGCAGGTGCCCGAGGTGGTGGAGGGCCTGCGCAGGTACGAGCCCAGCACCATCCTGATCGCGCTGGCCATCACGCTCGGCGTGGTGCTGCTGCTGCGCCCGCTCTGGCTGGTGACCACCCAGTGGCTGCCGCGCTCGCTGCACACCCGGCTGGGCGGCCAGGACGAGCCGGAGGCCGACGTCGAGAAGCGCGAGGCGCCGCTCACCGGCAAGGAGGTGGTCGCGCTGAGCTGGGCCGGCACCCGCGGCGTCATCACGCTGGCGGCCGTCTTCACCCTGCCGATCGGCTTCCCGGACCGCGAGCTGCTGCATTTCTGCGCGATCGCGGTGGTGCTGGTCACCCTGATCGGGCAGGGGCTCACCTTCGCGCCGCTGGTGCGCTGGCTGGGCCTGCGCGCCAACCAGACGGACAAGGCGAAGCTGCGCAACGAGGCCCGCTCGGCCGCCGTGATCGCCGCCCTGGACCGGCTCGACGACATCCAGGAGCAGCAGCACGACAACGTCGAGGACGAGGCCATCGAGACGATGCGCAAGCAGCTCCAGTTCCGCCTGGACCGCTACCAGCGGCGACTCGACCTGCTGGAGCAGGTCGAGTCGCACGAGGTGCCGGAGTCGCCGCAGTACGAGGCCGCGCTCATGGTCCGGCAGGCGGTGATCGACGCCGAGCGCGAGGAACTGCTGCGCTGGCGCGACGCGGGCCGCCTCAACGACGACAGCCTGCGCGTCCTCAACCGCGAGCTGGACCACGAGGAGCTGGTCCTGCCAAAGCGTCCTTCGAGCTCCTAG
- a CDS encoding DUF4142 domain-containing protein produces the protein MITVMAAAVLAALPVTAATAAPARPVSPEAEFLIAVHQGNLAQITAGRLAARKGEVSSVRKLGKRFAAYHRRLDAQVRAAAEALEVRLPAVPNSEQLTLNEQYQATSGRAFDTLFVSSQLSAYERAAKLARIVLRTTTDPTVRKIVVTAAPAIEKNRDALTAARNQIALEQPRQ, from the coding sequence ATGATCACAGTAATGGCGGCCGCCGTTCTGGCCGCCCTGCCCGTCACCGCCGCGACCGCGGCCCCGGCCCGTCCCGTCAGCCCCGAGGCGGAGTTCCTGATCGCCGTCCACCAGGGCAACCTGGCCCAGATCACGGCCGGGCGCCTGGCCGCCCGCAAGGGCGAGGTGAGCTCCGTCCGCAAACTGGGGAAACGGTTCGCGGCATACCACCGCAGGCTGGACGCGCAGGTCCGCGCGGCCGCCGAGGCGCTGGAGGTCCGGCTGCCCGCCGTGCCCAACTCGGAACAGCTCACCCTCAACGAGCAGTACCAGGCCACGTCCGGGCGGGCGTTCGACACGCTCTTCGTGAGCTCCCAGCTCTCGGCGTACGAGCGGGCCGCCAAACTCGCCAGGATCGTGCTCCGGACGACCACCGACCCGACGGTGCGCAAGATCGTCGTGACCGCCGCGCCGGCCATCGAGAAGAATCGTGACGCTTTGACCGCGGCCCGAAACCAGATCGCCCTGGAGCAGCCGCGACAATGA